In the Acidimicrobiales bacterium genome, CAGGCCCAGCACGTTGCGGCCCTCCTTCACCATGAAGGGCGACCACGAGCCGAAGTTCTGGATGCGCATCGTCCGCATCTCGGGGGCGTGGATGTAGATCCAGTTGTCGTCCCACGAGACCTTGTCGTCGGGGACGACCAGCGCCACCGTGAGGAAGTCGCGGAAGCGCAGCTCGTCGGCCGCGGCCTGCACCTCGGCCGGCACCGGCGGGTCCATGGCCTTCAGCAGGAGCGAGAACGGCATCGACGACACGAGGTGGTCGACCGCGTACTCGGCGGTGACGCCATCGGACTCGGTCACCACGCTCACGGCCCGGCCATCGGCGTGGCGGATCTTGGTGACCGGCGTGTCGAAGATGACCTTGGTGCCCGCCGACTCGACCAGCTCGTGGCACCGCTCCCACATCATCCCGGGGCCGTACTTCGGGTACTGGAACTCCTCGATCAGGCTGGTGACCTGGTCGGTCTTGCTCCGGCGGGCGCCGAGGAAGCGGGACCGGACGGGCTCCCACACGGCGTTCCACAGCGACATGCCCTTGACGCGCTGGGCACCCCAGTCGGCCGAGATCTCCGACGCCTCAACCCCCCACACCTTCTCGGTGTAGGCCTTGAAGAAGTGGCCGTAGAGGCGCCAGCCGTAGTTCGCGACCATGTAGCCCTCGAACATGCTCTGGTCCTTCGGCGGCCGCACCTTCGCCCAGAGGTAGGAGAAGCCGCAGCGCAGCGCCTCGACGAAACCCAGGTTGCGCAAGGCTTTCAGCGGCTTGATCGGGTAGTCGTAGAACTTGCCCCGGTAGTAGAGGCGGCTCTTGCGAGGGCGCTGCAGGAACTCCTCGTCACTGAGGATCTCGTGCCACAGGTTCTCGACGGGGGTGACCTTGGTGAAGAAGCGGTGCCCCCCGAGGTCGAACCGGTACCCGTCGCGGACCACCGTGCGACTGATGCCGCCGACGACGGAGTCGGCCTCGAGCACCGTGCTGGTGAAGCCCGCCTTGCTCAGCTGGTAGGCGGCGGTGAGGCCCGCCGGGCCCGCGCCGATGATCACGACCTGTCCGGGATCAGGCGCGCGCGAGGCTTTGTCGATCGGTGTATCGCTCACGAGGTGAACGCTCCCCTTCGTCCTGTGAGGCGTGGCGCGCCACTGTACCGAAACGGGACGCGCCGCTCTTGGTTCCGCGAGCGGCGACGGACCGCGCGATCACTCGCCCGTCCTGGAGCCGACCATTAGCATCCTCCGCTCATGCGCACGCTCGTCGCC is a window encoding:
- a CDS encoding NAD(P)/FAD-dependent oxidoreductase is translated as MSDTPIDKASRAPDPGQVVIIGAGPAGLTAAYQLSKAGFTSTVLEADSVVGGISRTVVRDGYRFDLGGHRFFTKVTPVENLWHEILSDEEFLQRPRKSRLYYRGKFYDYPIKPLKALRNLGFVEALRCGFSYLWAKVRPPKDQSMFEGYMVANYGWRLYGHFFKAYTEKVWGVEASEISADWGAQRVKGMSLWNAVWEPVRSRFLGARRSKTDQVTSLIEEFQYPKYGPGMMWERCHELVESAGTKVIFDTPVTKIRHADGRAVSVVTESDGVTAEYAVDHLVSSMPFSLLLKAMDPPVPAEVQAAADELRFRDFLTVALVVPDDKVSWDDNWIYIHAPEMRTMRIQNFGSWSPFMVKEGRNVLGLEYTLIEGDDAWSSADDDLIERGKYELDWLGLVDKADVEAGYVVRTPKAYPVYDEDYKDNVLVLRKWLEDNTVNVHPVGRYGMHRYNNQDHSMYTAMLTVENILDPDVGHDIWSVNVEAEYHEEATGGDDATSSSSGSSGTGRDAPLLPKGS